In a single window of the Melioribacteraceae bacterium genome:
- a CDS encoding NUDIX hydrolase → MKKIKTVAKRLLLDHGKYLKVENHEVEFPNGMVVKDWSWIISPDFISVTAITCEGKFLLLKQQKYAFEGFSIAPVGGYIEPEEDPFVAAKRELFEETGYEASEWISFGSFYADSNKGCGKGHLFLAKNAVKTGEPTEIDLEEPDIIFLDIEKVKNALKNGDVKVLPWAACLLFAINNYIDQ, encoded by the coding sequence ATGAAAAAAATAAAAACAGTTGCCAAAAGACTGCTGCTCGACCATGGCAAATATTTAAAAGTAGAAAATCATGAAGTTGAATTTCCAAATGGAATGGTAGTAAAAGATTGGTCCTGGATAATCTCCCCCGATTTTATAAGCGTTACGGCTATTACATGTGAAGGAAAATTTCTTTTGCTGAAACAACAAAAATATGCTTTTGAGGGTTTTAGTATCGCTCCCGTTGGAGGATATATTGAGCCGGAGGAAGATCCCTTCGTGGCGGCAAAGAGAGAATTATTTGAGGAAACTGGTTATGAGGCAAGTGAGTGGATTTCCTTCGGTTCTTTCTATGCCGATTCTAATAAAGGGTGTGGAAAAGGGCATTTGTTTCTGGCAAAGAATGCGGTAAAAACCGGTGAACCGACAGAAATTGATTTGGAAGAACCGGACATAATTTTTCTTGATATTGAAAAAGTAAAAAATGCTTTAAAAAATGGAGATGTTAAAGTTTTGCCCTGGGCAGCCTGCTTACTTTTTGCCATCAATAACTATATTGATCAATAA
- the sufB gene encoding Fe-S cluster assembly protein SufB, translated as MSEINEKTADELSEDMKVLDEQISSEYKWGFITDIESETAAKGLNEDVVRMISSKKGEPEWMTEWRLKAFRYWQKMEEPKWPNVNYPQIDFQDISYYSAPKQKPQLNSLDEVDPELLKTFEKLGIPLEEQKLLSGVAVDAVFDSVSVATTFRAALMEKGVIFCSISEAIKEHPELVKQYLGSVVPYTDNYYSALNCAVFSDGSFVYIPKGVRCPMELSTYFRINSQETGQFERTLIIADEGSYVSYLEGCTAPIRDTNQLHAAVVELITLDNAEIKYSTVQNWYPGDKDGKGGIYNFVTKRGACRGKNSKISWTQVETGSAITWKYPSCILQGDNSVGEFYSVAVTNNMQQADTGTKMIHIGKNTRSTIVSKGISAGFSQNSYRGLVKVGKNATGARNYTQCDSMLMGDKCGAHTFPYIEVENDSAKVEHEATTSKVGEDQIFYLNQRGISTEDAVNMIVNGFCKEVFNELPMEFAVEAQKLLAISLEGSVG; from the coding sequence ATGAGTGAAATAAATGAAAAAACTGCTGATGAGCTTTCTGAGGATATGAAAGTTTTAGATGAGCAGATTAGCTCCGAATATAAATGGGGCTTTATTACAGATATTGAATCGGAGACTGCCGCCAAAGGATTAAACGAGGATGTAGTTAGAATGATTTCCTCTAAAAAGGGGGAACCCGAATGGATGACAGAATGGCGTTTGAAAGCATTTCGATATTGGCAGAAAATGGAAGAACCTAAATGGCCTAATGTTAATTATCCACAGATTGATTTTCAGGATATTAGTTACTATTCGGCTCCTAAGCAAAAACCACAATTAAACTCGCTCGATGAAGTAGATCCGGAATTATTAAAAACATTTGAAAAGTTAGGCATTCCTCTCGAGGAGCAGAAATTACTCTCAGGAGTTGCCGTGGATGCTGTGTTTGATTCGGTTTCGGTAGCAACGACTTTTAGAGCTGCATTAATGGAAAAAGGAGTAATTTTTTGCTCCATATCCGAAGCAATAAAAGAACATCCCGAATTAGTAAAGCAATATCTCGGTTCTGTTGTTCCTTATACCGATAATTATTATTCGGCATTAAACTGCGCTGTATTTAGTGATGGCTCATTCGTTTACATTCCAAAAGGGGTTCGCTGCCCAATGGAACTATCAACTTATTTTAGAATTAATTCACAAGAGACCGGGCAATTTGAGAGAACTTTAATTATAGCTGATGAGGGTTCATACGTAAGTTATCTCGAAGGATGCACAGCTCCAATCAGAGATACAAACCAGTTGCACGCCGCTGTAGTGGAATTGATTACATTAGATAATGCTGAAATAAAATATTCAACAGTACAAAACTGGTATCCCGGTGATAAAGATGGCAAAGGGGGAATTTATAATTTTGTAACTAAGCGGGGCGCGTGCAGAGGAAAGAATTCCAAGATTTCATGGACTCAAGTTGAAACCGGCTCCGCTATTACCTGGAAATATCCGAGCTGCATTCTTCAAGGTGATAATTCTGTTGGAGAATTTTATTCTGTTGCAGTAACTAATAATATGCAGCAGGCAGATACCGGCACAAAAATGATCCACATAGGAAAAAATACAAGAAGCACAATTGTTTCAAAAGGAATCTCAGCAGGATTCAGCCAAAACTCATACCGTGGTTTAGTAAAGGTTGGTAAAAATGCTACAGGCGCCAGAAATTATACTCAGTGCGATTCAATGTTAATGGGAGATAAATGTGGCGCGCACACTTTCCCTTATATAGAAGTGGAAAATGATTCCGCCAAAGTTGAGCACGAAGCAACAACTTCTAAAGTTGGCGAAGATCAAATTTTCTACCTAAACCAAAGAGGCATTTCCACCGAGGATGCCGTTAACATGATTGTTAATGGATTTTGTAAAGAGGTATTTAATGAACTCCCGATGGAGTTTGCAGTCGAAGCCCAAAAACTTCTCGCTATTTCTCTCGAAGGAAGCGTTGGCTAG
- the sufC gene encoding Fe-S cluster assembly ATPase SufC, which yields MLSIKNLTANVDDKEILKGINLELKPGEIHAIMGPNGSGKSTLANVLTGNQSYEVTGGQVLFEGKDLLDMDPETRAREGMFLAFQYPIEIPGVSNATFLKTAINEIRKYHGKDELTPKEFLDLIKEKAKLLGMDDSMISRYVNVGFSGGEKKRNEILQMLMLQPKFVLLDETDSGLDIDALKIVSNGVNIYKNPNTAFLVITHYQRLLNYIVPDFVHVLSKGRIIKSGGKELALELEEKGYDWIKEEIEETEKV from the coding sequence ATGTTATCGATTAAAAATTTAACTGCTAATGTTGATGATAAAGAAATATTGAAAGGAATAAATCTCGAATTGAAACCGGGGGAAATTCATGCAATAATGGGTCCAAATGGTTCGGGCAAAAGTACATTAGCAAATGTTTTAACTGGAAATCAAAGTTATGAAGTTACCGGCGGACAAGTATTGTTTGAAGGCAAAGATTTATTAGATATGGATCCCGAAACAAGAGCGCGCGAAGGAATGTTTTTGGCATTTCAATATCCGATTGAAATTCCGGGAGTGAGCAACGCGACATTTCTAAAAACAGCGATAAATGAAATAAGAAAATATCATGGTAAAGATGAATTGACACCAAAGGAATTTTTAGACTTGATTAAGGAAAAAGCAAAGTTATTGGGAATGGATGACTCGATGATTTCCCGCTATGTAAATGTTGGATTTTCTGGTGGCGAGAAGAAGAGAAATGAAATTTTACAAATGCTGATGCTTCAGCCAAAATTTGTGTTGCTGGATGAAACCGACTCCGGCTTAGATATTGACGCCCTTAAAATTGTATCGAATGGTGTAAATATTTATAAAAATCCAAATACTGCATTTTTGGTAATCACTCACTATCAAAGATTGCTCAATTATATCGTTCCCGATTTTGTCCACGTTTTATCAAAGGGAAGAATAATCAAATCGGGTGGCAAAGAATTAGCACTCGAACTAGAAGAAAAAGGTTATGACTGGATTAAAGAAGAAATTGAAGAAACAGAAAAAGTGTGA
- the sufD gene encoding Fe-S cluster assembly protein SufD: MSENKNPKEFYISAFTAFEEKLNGQSKTFLHDIRKEALNKLASINFPTTRDEEWKYTNVSPITKQNYVHAINLDFPTITNGEVNQLLFNEFDFHLLVFVNGLYSEELSSIGEIPKGIVIGSLNKISKQNPELINKYYNKFSKIDNAFNALNTVYATDGLVLVVPDGKVLEKPIQVLYLNQSDDSNLLSVPRNLIAVGKNSQASVIFNIRGKIDHKYLSNTVTEVFVDESGIVDLYKIQNESDSSFHIEKVQAQQQKNSVFNHYNINLGGAIVRNDINSVLDDENIETHYYGLYLANDKQHVDNHTFVDHAKPNCMSNELYKGILDDNSRGVFNGKIIVRKDAQKTNAYQQNKTILLSKNATIDTKPQLEIFADDVKCSHGATVGHLDEVSEFYIRSRGVPQELAKSMLIRAFANDVVEKIKIEPLREQINHMIFEHLHRSEITNSEESVN; the protein is encoded by the coding sequence ATGAGTGAAAATAAAAATCCAAAAGAATTTTACATCTCGGCTTTTACTGCGTTTGAGGAAAAGCTTAATGGGCAGTCGAAAACATTTTTGCATGATATACGCAAAGAGGCTTTAAATAAATTAGCCTCAATTAATTTTCCTACTACCCGCGATGAAGAATGGAAATACACAAATGTTTCTCCAATTACAAAACAAAATTATGTTCATGCTATAAATCTTGATTTCCCAACTATTACCAATGGTGAAGTAAATCAATTATTATTTAATGAGTTTGATTTCCATCTGCTTGTTTTTGTAAATGGACTGTATTCTGAAGAGTTGAGTTCAATTGGAGAAATTCCTAAAGGAATTGTGATCGGGAGTCTAAATAAAATTTCCAAACAGAATCCTGAACTAATAAATAAGTATTACAATAAATTCAGCAAAATTGATAACGCTTTTAATGCTCTTAATACGGTTTACGCAACTGATGGATTGGTATTAGTTGTTCCAGACGGGAAAGTGCTGGAAAAACCTATTCAGGTTCTATATCTAAATCAAAGCGATGATTCTAATCTTCTCTCAGTACCGCGTAATTTAATTGCTGTAGGTAAAAATTCTCAAGCTTCTGTAATCTTTAATATCAGAGGTAAAATTGATCATAAATATTTGTCGAATACTGTAACTGAAGTTTTTGTTGATGAATCTGGAATAGTTGACTTATATAAAATTCAGAATGAGAGCGATTCATCCTTTCATATTGAAAAGGTGCAAGCACAACAGCAGAAGAATAGTGTATTCAATCATTATAATATTAATCTTGGCGGAGCAATTGTTCGCAATGATATTAATTCTGTATTGGATGATGAAAATATTGAAACGCACTATTACGGCCTATATTTAGCTAATGATAAGCAGCATGTTGATAATCATACTTTTGTTGATCACGCAAAACCAAATTGTATGAGCAATGAATTGTACAAGGGAATATTGGATGATAATTCCAGAGGCGTGTTTAACGGTAAAATTATAGTAAGAAAAGATGCACAAAAGACGAACGCATACCAGCAGAACAAAACCATTCTTTTGTCAAAGAACGCAACGATAGATACAAAACCTCAACTTGAAATTTTTGCAGATGATGTGAAATGTTCTCATGGCGCAACAGTTGGGCATTTGGATGAAGTGAGTGAATTTTATATTCGTTCGCGTGGCGTGCCGCAAGAGCTGGCAAAGTCAATGTTGATTCGCGCTTTTGCAAATGATGTTGTAGAAAAAATTAAAATTGAACCTCTACGTGAACAGATTAATCACATGATTTTTGAACATCTACACCGTAGTGAGATTACTAATTCTGAGGAGTCTGTTAACTAA
- a CDS encoding cysteine desulfurase, which yields MKKKFDVHEIRSDFPILKRLVNGKPLVYLDNAATTQKPQAVIDALTNYYTFDNANIHRGLYFLSELATEQYENARLKAKEFINALSASEIIFVRGTTEAINLVAATLCRAKIFKEGDEVIVSNMEHHANIVPWQLMADRKKIKLSVIPISDAGELDIETFEKMLNPKTKLVSVVHISNALGTVNPVKKIIEIAHSKNIPVMIDGAQAAPHLKIDVQELDADFYAFSGHKVFGPTGIGVLYGKTRYLEMMPPYQGGGDMIRTVTFEESTFDDIPHKFEAGTPNIAGGIALGAAIDYLSQFDREELTNYEQIILNYATNRLLEIDGLKIIGTAKEKASVVSFVIDGIHPYDIGTIIDTDGIAIRTGHHCTQPLMKRFNVSATARASFSFYNTMEEIDKLVLGIQKVKKMFS from the coding sequence GTGAAGAAAAAATTTGATGTTCATGAGATCAGAAGTGATTTTCCAATTCTCAAAAGATTGGTTAATGGAAAACCGTTAGTTTATCTCGACAATGCGGCCACTACTCAAAAGCCACAAGCTGTAATTGACGCACTTACAAATTACTACACATTTGATAATGCCAATATTCACCGCGGACTTTATTTTTTAAGTGAGCTTGCTACTGAGCAGTATGAAAACGCGCGATTGAAAGCCAAAGAATTTATTAACGCGCTTAGCGCTTCCGAAATTATTTTTGTTAGAGGAACTACAGAAGCTATAAATTTGGTTGCAGCTACATTGTGCCGCGCTAAAATATTTAAAGAGGGGGATGAGGTAATTGTAAGCAATATGGAACATCATGCTAATATTGTTCCATGGCAGTTAATGGCTGACAGAAAAAAAATAAAATTAAGTGTTATCCCAATCAGTGATGCCGGTGAACTTGATATTGAAACCTTTGAAAAAATGCTTAATCCAAAAACAAAACTTGTAAGTGTTGTTCACATTTCAAATGCGCTTGGCACAGTTAATCCGGTAAAAAAAATAATTGAAATTGCTCATTCTAAAAATATTCCGGTAATGATTGATGGCGCGCAGGCGGCTCCTCATCTTAAAATTGATGTTCAGGAATTGGATGCCGATTTTTATGCATTCTCCGGTCATAAAGTTTTTGGACCAACCGGTATAGGTGTTCTTTATGGCAAAACTAGATATTTAGAAATGATGCCTCCTTACCAAGGGGGTGGCGATATGATTCGTACAGTTACATTTGAGGAATCCACTTTTGATGATATCCCTCATAAATTTGAAGCGGGAACACCCAATATTGCCGGTGGTATTGCGCTGGGAGCGGCTATAGATTATTTAAGTCAATTTGACCGTGAAGAATTAACTAATTATGAACAGATTATTTTAAATTACGCAACAAATCGATTGTTAGAAATTGATGGGCTCAAAATTATTGGAACCGCGAAGGAAAAAGCTTCGGTGGTTTCATTTGTAATTGATGGAATTCACCCATATGATATTGGTACTATAATAGATACAGATGGAATTGCTATTAGAACGGGGCATCACTGCACTCAGCCATTAATGAAGCGGTTTAATGTCTCGGCAACTGCCCGTGCTTCTTTTTCATTCTATAATACTATGGAAGAAATTGATAAACTGGTTTTGGGTATTCAGAAAGTAAAAAAAATGTTCTCATGA
- a CDS encoding SUF system Fe-S cluster assembly protein, translating into MIDKGKLEQDIIAKLKTCYDPEIPVDIYELGLIYEIRIDDDANTYVKMTLTSPNCPVAGSLPAEVKEKVKSVKGVNDVYLDLVFEPSWTMQMMSEEAKLELGFL; encoded by the coding sequence ATGATTGACAAGGGAAAATTAGAGCAGGATATAATCGCGAAATTAAAAACTTGCTACGATCCAGAAATCCCGGTTGATATTTATGAGCTTGGATTGATTTATGAAATTAGAATTGATGACGACGCAAATACTTATGTTAAAATGACTCTCACTTCGCCGAACTGTCCCGTAGCCGGTAGTTTACCCGCAGAGGTAAAAGAAAAAGTTAAAAGTGTTAAGGGTGTAAATGATGTTTACCTCGATCTTGTATTTGAGCCTTCGTGGACTATGCAGATGATGAGCGAGGAAGCTAAACTTGAATTGGGTTTTTTATAA
- a CDS encoding BrxA/BrxB family bacilliredoxin: MFSINHKAPIYDPVAVQPMRDELTFVGFQETITPQQIDESLGQKNDETVLVVINSVCGCSAGSARPGVTDALQNDIIPNRLITVFAGQDREAVDHLRENYLKNIPPSSPFIALFKNGEPIHILPRHRIEGRYAEEIADELKKVFNENCTNQGPSISTEKYKELIHAKACGSKIPLNN, translated from the coding sequence ATGTTCTCTATAAATCATAAAGCTCCAATTTACGATCCCGTTGCGGTTCAACCTATGAGGGATGAACTCACTTTTGTAGGATTTCAAGAAACTATTACTCCTCAGCAAATAGATGAATCACTCGGACAAAAAAATGATGAGACAGTCTTAGTGGTTATTAACTCAGTCTGCGGTTGTTCAGCGGGAAGCGCGCGGCCGGGGGTAACAGACGCACTTCAAAATGATATAATTCCTAACCGTTTAATCACTGTTTTTGCCGGTCAGGATAGAGAAGCAGTTGATCATCTTCGTGAAAATTATTTAAAGAATATTCCTCCTTCATCACCATTTATAGCTTTATTTAAAAATGGTGAACCTATTCACATACTCCCACGCCACAGAATTGAGGGAAGATATGCCGAAGAGATTGCTGATGAACTCAAAAAAGTGTTTAATGAAAATTGTACTAATCAAGGTCCTTCGATTTCCACTGAAAAGTATAAAGAACTGATTCACGCTAAAGCATGCGGAAGTAAAATCCCTTTAAATAATTAA
- a CDS encoding Rrf2 family transcriptional regulator, whose translation MKFSTTEEYGLRCLIRVGKFYHVGKSLTIPEISRAEGISEHNAGKILRALRLGGFLVAERGNAGGYTLSKPPVEIKIKNVLFSLGGKLYDDDFCKTHTGAVDLCTNSIDCSVRSLWRIIQDAIEGVLANMTLQDLLGTENNLFELFGNSGVTVIDN comes from the coding sequence ATGAAATTTAGCACAACCGAAGAATATGGATTACGATGTTTGATACGTGTGGGAAAATTTTACCACGTTGGTAAATCCCTTACTATTCCGGAAATAAGTCGAGCTGAGGGAATTAGCGAACATAACGCCGGGAAAATTTTACGCGCGTTACGACTGGGCGGATTTTTAGTTGCCGAAAGAGGTAATGCAGGGGGTTATACCCTTTCCAAACCTCCGGTTGAAATTAAAATTAAGAATGTCCTTTTTTCACTCGGCGGTAAATTGTATGATGATGATTTCTGCAAAACTCATACAGGCGCGGTTGATTTGTGCACAAACTCTATTGATTGCTCGGTGCGTTCATTGTGGCGGATTATTCAGGATGCGATTGAAGGGGTGCTGGCAAATATGACTTTGCAAGATTTGCTTGGCACTGAGAATAATCTATTTGAGTTATTTGGTAATTCGGGCGTTACAGTAATTGATAATTGA